A region from the Hippopotamus amphibius kiboko isolate mHipAmp2 chromosome 15, mHipAmp2.hap2, whole genome shotgun sequence genome encodes:
- the LOC130837182 gene encoding olfactory receptor 7C2-like produces the protein MEIRNETRNFLLLGFTEPDLQPLIFGLFLSMYLVMFTGNLLIILAIVSDSHLHTPMYFFLSNLSFADICFTSTTIPKMLWNLHTESKVITYAGCLSQIFFFFVFACMDNLILTVMAYDRFVAICHPLHYMVIMNPQLCVLLALGSWCLSVMGSLLETLTVLRLSFCMNMNIPHFFCDLPEVLKLSCSNTLINNIVVYFVAIVLGVFPLSGILFSYSQIFSSILRISSARARYKATSTCGSHLSVVSLFYGTSLGVYLSSAATSSSRTSLVASVMYTMVTPMLNPFIYSLRNRDIKGALGRLVSRAFLSNGAVARLS, from the coding sequence atggaaataagaaatgaaacaagaaactTTCTCCTCCTGGGATTCACAGAGCCAGACCTGCAGCCTCTCATCTTTGGGCTGTTTCTATCCATGTACCTGGTCATGTTCACTGGGAATCTACTTATTATCCTGGCCATTGTCtcagactcccacctccacacacccatgtacttcttcctctccaacctgtcctttgctgacatctgtttcacctctaccaccatcccaaagatgctgtggaACCTCCACACAGAGAGCAAAGTTATCACCTATGCAGGCTGCCTCAgccagatattttttttctttgtgtttgcgTGCATGGACAATTTAATcctgactgtgatggcctatgaccgctttgtggccatctgtcaccccctGCACTACATGGTCATCATGAACCCCCAGCTCTGTGTGCTGCTAGCTCTGGGGTCCTGGTGTCTCAGTGTTATGGGCTCCCTACTTGAGACCTTGACTGTTCTGAGGCTGTCCTTCTGCATGAACATGAATATCCCACACTTTTTTTGTGATCTTCCTGAAGTCCTGAAGCTCTCCTGTTCGAACACCCTCATCAATAACATAGTGGTGTATTTTGTGGCTATTGTTCTAGGTGTTTTCCCTCTCTCTGGgattctcttttcttattctcAGATTTTCTCCTCCATCCTGAGAATTTCATCAGCCAGGGCCAGGTACAAAGCCACTTCCACCTGTGGGTCTCACCTCTCGGTGGTTTCCTTATTCTATGGCACAAGCCTTGGGGTCTACCTTAGTTCTGCAGCCACATCGTCTTCTAGGACAAGTCTGGTGGCCTCGGTGATGTACACCATGGTCACCCCCAtgttgaaccccttcatctacagtctgaggaacaggGACATAAAGGGGGCCTTGGGGAGACTCGTCAGCAGGGCATTTCTCAGTAATGGGGCTGTTGCAAGACTCTCATAA
- the LOC130836250 gene encoding olfactory receptor 7A17-like produces MDSQNDTQISEFLLVGLSKEPELQPLIFTLFLSMYLITVFGNLLIILATISDPHLHTPMYFFLSNLSFVDICFISTTIPKMLWNIQKQSKGITYAGCISQIYFLLLFAGLDDFLLVAMAYDRYVAICHPLQYTVIMNPWLCGLLVLLCWMLSALNSLLQSLMMLRLSFCRVLEIPHFFCELNQVIRRACCDTFLNDVVMYSSAGMLGGGPFVGILYSYSKIVSSIRGISSTQGKYKAFSTCTSHLSVVALFYCTVLAVYLSPAATHSSQSNVTASVMYTLVTPMLNPFIYSLRNKDIKGALKRFIGMAAIKGST; encoded by the coding sequence ATGGACTCACAAAATGATACacaaatttcagaatttcttcttgTGGGATTGTCAAAGGAACCAGAACTGCAACCCCTCATATTTacccttttcctctccatgtacctgatcactgtgtttgggaacctgctcatcatcctggctaccatctctgacccccacctccacacccccatgtacttcttcctctccaacctatcctttgtagacatctgtttcatctccaccaccatcccaaagatgctgtggaACATCCAGAAGCAGAGCAAAGGTATAACATATGCAGGCTGCATCAGCCAGATATACTTTTTACTACTCTTTGCAGGATTGGACGACTTTCTCCTGGTTGCAATGGCCTATGATCGGTAcgtggccatctgtcaccccctGCAATACACAGTCATCATGAACCCTTGGCTCTGTGGACTGCTGGTGCTGCTGTGCTGGATGTTGAGTGCTCTGAATTCCTTGTTACAAAGCTTAATGATGTTGCGACTGTCCTTCTGCAGAGTCTTGgaaatcccccactttttctgtgaactcaatCAGGTGATCCGCCGTGCCTGTTGTGACACCTTTCTGAACGATGTGGTGATGTATTCTTCAGCAGGGATGCTAGGTGGAGGTCCATTTGTTGGGATACTTTATTCTTACTCTAAGATAGTTTCCTCCATACGAGGAATTTCATCAACTCAggggaagtataaagcattttccacttGTACATCTCACCTATCAGTTGTTgccttattttattgtacagtCCTAGCAGTTTACCTCAGCCCTGCTGCTACCCATAGCTCACAGTCCAATGTAACAGCCTCAGTGATGTACACTctggtcacacccatgctgaacccctttaTCTACAGTTTGCGGAATAAGGACATAAAGGGGGCTCTGAAAAGATTCATTGGGATGGCAGCTATAAAAGGGTCAACCTGA